Genomic window (Propionibacteriaceae bacterium ZF39):
CTCCTCGCCACCCCGGCCCAGGACGAACGGGTCACCGCCCTTCAACCGGACGACGCCCAACCCGGCTCGGGCATGCTCCACCAGGATCCGGTTGATTTCCGTCTGCGGCACCGGGTGGTGACCGGTGGACTTGCCGACATCGACCACGATCACGTCCGGATCAAGGGTCTCGAGCACGGCCTGGGGTGCCAGCCGGTCGATCACGACGACGTCAGCGGTGTGGAGCAGCGTGAGTGCCCGGGCTGTCAGGAGGCCCGCATCCCCGGGACCGCCGCCGACGAGCGCCACCCAGCCCGAGTGTGCGCGGCGCGGGCGCAGATCGGCCGGCTGGGTGCGCAGGTCGTGGGCGATGCGATTGCGGAGTTGCACCGACCGCACGGGATCGGACGACGTGACGGCCACCGAGACCACCCCGCTCGGGGTGTCGACCTGGGCCCGGGCGGGCACGGCCGCCGTGCCCTCCTGCACCGCGGAGGCATTGACACACCACAGGCCGCGTTCGGTGGCCAGTGCCGCCACGCGGGCATCGACCTCGTGGTCACCGGTGGCGGTGTGGACGAGGCGTACCCCGTCGAGATCGGAATCCACCAGCTCCCGCTCGTGCCAGGTCACCCCGTCGGGCAGGGGGTGCAGGTCGCCGCAGAGAACGGGCGCGACGCACGTGACGCGGGCCCCCTCGGCGAGAAACGCGCGGATGCGGCGGGCCGACACGGGCCCGCCGCCCACGGCGAGGACGTCCACCCCTCGCAGGTCGACCGCGAGGGAGAACACCTAGATCACCCAGTCGGTGGCGCTCAGGTCCTCCGGCACGGTGCTGCGGATCATGCCGGCGGCGAGCGTATGCCCGGACTGTGCATCGATCAGCAGGAACGAGCCGGTCTGGCGCGACTCGGCGTACGTCTCCGCCGAGATCTCGTCCGCCAGCTTGAGATGCACGCGACCGATGTCGTTGAGCTCCAACGCCTGCGCGGGCACACCGGTGAGGGTGTCCAGGTCGAGGCGGCTGTCGAGCTCCTTGACCATGGCCCGGACGGTGCGGGTGGTGTGCTTGAGCAGCACCTTGTCACCCGGGCGAAGCGGGCGCTCGGCCAGCCAGCACACCAGGGCCTCGACCTCACGGGTCGGGGTCGGGGCCGC
Coding sequences:
- the cobA gene encoding uroporphyrinogen-III C-methyltransferase, with amino-acid sequence MFSLAVDLRGVDVLAVGGGPVSARRIRAFLAEGARVTCVAPVLCGDLHPLPDGVTWHERELVDSDLDGVRLVHTATGDHEVDARVAALATERGLWCVNASAVQEGTAAVPARAQVDTPSGVVSVAVTSSDPVRSVQLRNRIAHDLRTQPADLRPRRAHSGWVALVGGGPGDAGLLTARALTLLHTADVVVIDRLAPQAVLETLDPDVIVVDVGKSTGHHPVPQTEINRILVEHARAGLGVVRLKGGDPFVLGRGGEEREACEAAGVPCEVVPGITSALSVPLAAGIPVTHRGVSKGFSVVSGHEELPWLPIASAHTVVILMGVSTLRQSVADLVAAGRDPLCPAAIIERGWLPDQRVTCAPLGELADAAETAGVRAPAVVVIGDVVTLGPDWTENVPAGTS